A single genomic interval of Malania oleifera isolate guangnan ecotype guangnan chromosome 11, ASM2987363v1, whole genome shotgun sequence harbors:
- the LOC131167490 gene encoding aspartic proteinase CDR1-like, whose product MLNMSNFFIAVVILTINLLFPISNVVAAIDIGIFRAELIRQDKLGGSTQSPEAADQVHYLVKFSLGASSFDVYAVADTGSDLIWTHCFPCPSCHIQPTPLFHPLNSSTYRSLNCRSKRCRRLTAGEAKCSSHAHCVHDYVYPDGSVAPGFLAEEMFTFYSTAGISAVFKTIVFGCEHSNSGSFAGREMGVFGLGGGPVSFISQAGPLSGGRKFSYCLTPLGSNRRSATSEIVLGTGSEVVGDGVVSTPLVPSLEKTPYLVTLHGISVGMTYVPFYSAGAPLAEGNMAVDLRTSPIYLPPEFHGRVVAEVRKQMGMQPLVGDRRLGPEPLLCYQTSKEEDVDGPIMTVHFDGADLTLMPIQIFIPQHSVPGVHCLGIRAHSYSNTSGVYGNFGHANFLMGYDLEKMTLSFKPTDCTLPYN is encoded by the coding sequence ATGTTGAATATGTCCAACTTTTTTATTGCAGTTGTAATACTAACTATAAATCTTTTATTTCCAATATCAAATGTAGTAGCCGCCATCGATATCGGAATATTCCGAGCAGAGCTAATACGCCAAGATAAGCTCGGCGGCTCCACACAGTCGCCGGAGGCAGCCGACCAGGTCCACTACCTCGTCAAATTCTCCCTCGGAGCCTCTAGCTTCGACGTATACGCCGTCGCCGACACGGGCAGCGACCTCATCTGGACTCACTGCTTCCCCTGTCCGTCTTGCCACATCCAACCCACCCCTCTGTTCCACCCTCTCAACTCCTCCACCTACCGCTCCCTCAACTGCCGATCAAAACGATGCCGGCGTCTCACTGCCGGCGAGGCCAAGTGCTCCTCACACGCCCACTGCGTACACGACTACGTCTACCCAGACGGCTCCGTCGCCCCTGGGTTCCTCGCCGAGGAGATGTTCACCTTCTACTCCACCGCCGGCATCTCAGCCGTGTTCAAAACCATCGTTTTCGGGTGCGAACACAGCAACTCCGGCTCCTTCGCCGGCCGGGAGATGGGGGTGTTCGGGCTGGGCGGGGGGCCGGTGTCGTTTATCAGCCAGGCGGGGCCCCTTTCTGGAGGCCGGAAGTTCTCCTACTGTCTGACTCCGTTGGGGAGTAACCGCCGGAGCGCGACGAGCGAGATCGTTTTAGGGACGGGTAGCGAAGTGGTTGGAGACGGCGTCGTTTCGACACCACTGGTGCCCAGCCTGGAGAAGACACCGTACCTGGTGACCCTGCATGGGATAAGCGTGGGAATGACCTACGTGCCCTTCTACTCCGCCGGGGCACCCCTTGCGGAGGGCAACATGGCGGTTGACTTGAGGACGTCGCCGATATACCTGCCGCCGGAGTTTCACGGCCGGGTGGTGGCGGAGGTGAGGAAGCAGATGGGCATGCAGCCGTTGGTAGGGGACCGGCGGCTGGGACCGGAACCCCTGCTTTGTTATCAGACCTCGAAGGAGGAAGATGTTGATGGGCCGATCATGACCGTCCATTTTGACGGCGCAGATCTGACGTTGATGCCAATTCAAATCTTCATTCCTCAACATAGTGTCCCTGGGGTTCACTGTCTGGGCATTCGAGCTCACAGCTACAGTAATACGAGTGGGGTTTATGGAAACTTCGGGCATGCAAATTTCTTAATGGGTTATGATCTTGAGAAGATGACACTCTCTTTTAAGCCAACTGATTGCACCTTGCcctataattaa